The proteins below are encoded in one region of Hordeum vulgare subsp. vulgare chromosome 3H, MorexV3_pseudomolecules_assembly, whole genome shotgun sequence:
- the LOC123439105 gene encoding uncharacterized protein LOC123439105, giving the protein MASMTTSLAMVLVVLAVVSYGLPAAHSDIDFIARTCRKTTNAALCVAMLSADPKSGQVSTEHDLASIALQIATNTAKKNAAVIYDLGGKYQGTPVGPAWNVCVKAHVIAATELMIDARPSFNGGDYAETSKIVSEAKGAGNACENAFKGIHKKSPVANMDRETTERCGVAGDLIGLLIGK; this is encoded by the coding sequence ATGGCGAGCATGACAACATCCTTAGCTATGGTTCTCGTTGTGCTCGCCGTCGTGTCCTATGGCCTCCCTGCCGCCCATAGCGACATCGACTTCATCGCCCGCACATGCAGGAAGACCACTAATGCTGCATTGTGTGTGGCCATGCTAAGCGCTGACCCAAAGAGCGGCCAAGTGTCCACCGAGCATGACCTTGCCAGCATCGCTTTGCAAATCGCCACCAACACCGCCAAGAAGAACGCCGCGGTCATCTATGACCTAGGCGGTAAGTACCAGGGCACACCAGTGGGACCTGCGTGGAATGTATGTGTTAAGGCACATGTCATTGCGGCGACCGAACTCATGATCGACGCCCGCCCCAGCTTCAACGGTGGGGACTATGCAGAGACGTCGAAGATCGTGTCCGAGGCGAAGGGCGCGGGCAATGCATGTGAGAACGCGTTCAAGGGGATCCATAAAAAGTCTCCCGTGGCCAACATGGATCGCGAGACGACGGAGCGGTGCGGCGTCGCCGGCGACCTCATCGGACTGCTCATCGGCAAGTGA
- the LOC123442359 gene encoding acetyl-CoA acetyltransferase, cytosolic 1-like, giving the protein MAPPPSASSAPDGGLDPRDVCVVGVARTPIGALLGSLSSLPATKLGSVAIQGALRRASVDPALVQEVFMGNVLSANLGQAPARQAALGAGLPNTVPCTTVNKVCSSGMKAVMLAVQSIQLGINDVVVAGGMESMSNAPKYAATARRGSRFGHDVLVDGMLKDGLWDVYNDFHMGMCAELCADQHSITREEQDAYAVQSNEHGIAARDSGAFDWEIIPVEIPSGRGRPPVVVDKDESLAKYDPVKLKKLGPAFKKNGSVTAGNSSSISDGAAAVVLVSGEKAKSLGLQVLARIRGYADAAQAPELFTTTPALAIPKAISNSGLRDSQIDYYEINEAFSVVAVANQRLLGISPGKLNISGGAVSLGHPIGCSGARIIVTLLGILRQKHGKFGVAGVCNGGGGASAIVVESMQPSSRLRSSL; this is encoded by the exons ATGGCGCCGCCCCCGAGCGCCAGCAGCGCCCCCGACGGCGGCCTGGATCCCAGGGACGTGTGCGTCGTCGGCGTCGCCCGCACCCCCATCGGCGCCCTGCTCggctccctctcctccctcccgGCCACCAAGCTCGGCTCCGTCGCCATCCAGG GTGCGCTCCGGCGAGCCAGCGTCGACCCGGCGCTGGTGCAGGAGGTCTTCATGGGCAACGTCCTCAGCGCCAACCTCGGCCAGGCCCCCGCCAGGCAGGCCGCGCTCGGCGCCGGCCTGCCCAACACCGTCCCCTGCACCACCGTCAACAAAGTCTGCTCCTCAGGGATGAAGG CTGTCATGCTTGCGGTGCAGTCGATTCAGCTGGGGATCAACGACGTCGTGGTGGCCGGCGGCATGGAGAGCATGTCCAACGCCCCCAAATATGCTGCAACGGCAAG ACGAGGTTCGCGGTTTGGGCATGACGTCCTGGTCGACGGGATGCTCAAGGACGGGTTGTGGGATGTGTACAATGATTTCCATATGGGGATGTGCGCTGAGCTCTGTGCAGATCAGCACTCCATTACAAGGGAGGAGCAG GATGCTTATGCCGTCCAGAGCAACGAGCATGGAATAGCAGCTCGGGACAGCGGCGCGTTTGATTGGGAAATTATTCCG gttgaaattCCTTCTGGTAGAGGCAGGCCACCAGTTGTTGTTGACAAGGATGAGAGTCTTGCAAAG TATGATCCAGTGAAGCTCAAGAAACTTGGACCGGCTTTTAAGAAGAATGGCTCTGTAACTGCCGGCAATTCTTCTAGTATAAG CGACGGTGCTGCTGCAGTTGTGCTAGTCAGTGGGGAGAAAGCCAAGAGCCTTGGCCTTCAAGTTCTTGCAAGGATCAGAGGGTACGCTGATGCTGCTCAG GCACCTGAGCTATTTACAACAACTCCAGCTCTTGCTATCCCAAAGGCTATATCAAATTCAGGTCTCCGAGACTCGCAAATAGATTATTATGAGATAAATGAGGCTTTCTCG GTTGTTGCAGTGGCGAATCAGAGACTTCTTGGAATCTCTCCT GGAAAACTGAATATAAGTGGCGGTGCTGTTTCTCTGGGCCATCCTATCGGTTGCAGTGGTGCACGAATTATAGTCACGCTGCTCGGG ATTCTTAGACAGAAACATGGGAAGTTTGGGGTTGCCGGAGTTTGCAACGGCGGGGGCGGAGCTTCAGCCATCGTTGTAGAGTCCAT GCAGCCTTCATCGCGCCTGCGTTCGTCGCTGTGA